From Pleurocapsa sp. PCC 7319:
GAGTAAACCCCGCCAGTTAATTGCTCAATTGAAAACCGATTTAAAGGTATACATAGAGCAATTAGTGTTGAAGGCTTTACCAGAAGATATCTCCCCAGAATCGGCTCAGACTAGAGCCACTGCTGTCTATCTACTGTTTGAAGCAGCATTAGTTGAAAGTCGTATTCATCATGACTTATGGCCCATTGAGGCAAGTAAGGCGGCGGCGAACCAATTATTGAGCTAATTTTTTTTGTTCTTTTATAGACAGAATGGTCTGTCTGGTTATTGATACTGCTTAATTCATCTCAGGAGAAAACATCATGAAACGCTTGATTGATTTTACTACCATCGCTTTTTTCCTTTTACTTACTGCTATCTCTGGTGTTAGCTCCCTGGAAACGGTCGACCCAACCGGAGCATCTATATCGTTCCCAATTGTAGAACCCAAAGACTAACTAAGTTAGCTATTTTCGTCCAATTGTCGCTTCACAAAATCTATTCGAGACAAATAAGCTCAAAAATACTACTTATGACTGCTTACAACAGACTCCCAACCCTTACCAAATCCGATCGCACTCGCTGGACTGCCCTTAAGCAGATGGGAAAAACCATTTTTGAAGATTATGCGATCGCTTTAAAACGAGATCCAGCAGCTCGGAATTGGTTAGAAGTTTTACTTTGTTATCCTGGCACTCAAGCTATAGTTTCCTATCGTTTTGCTCACTGGCTACATAAGTTAAATCTCCCTTTCTTTCCTCGTTTTCTATCTCATCTCACCCGCTTGCTAACGGGAATAGAAATTCATCCTGGGGCAACAATTGGCAACAGGGTATTTATCGACCACGGTATGGGAGTAGTTATCGGCGAAACCGCAGTAATTGGCAACAATTGTTTGCTTTATCAGGGTGTAACTTTAGGTGGAACAGGCAAAGATAATGGAAAACGCCACCCCACTTTAGGATGTAACGTTACTGTTGGTGCTGGAGCGAAAATTCTCGGCAATATCAATATTGGCAGTAACGCTCGCGTTGGTGCTGGTGCTGTAGTAGTAAAAGATGTACCAGCAAATTCTACAGTAGTGGGCATTCCAGGTCGTATTGTCTCTCAAAGAGATGAAGATTTCGATTGTAATTAACCTCAGACGCAAGCTTAGAGGCACTAGAGCTATGAAAACGGAAAATTTAGATTTAATTAGCCTTAATCAGGAACTTACTCCTTTAAAAGCTATAGAAATCGTTCAATGGACCCAAGATAACTTCTCCAAAGGTTTGGTCATGAGTACTAGTTTTGGTATCCAGTCAGCCGTCATGCTTCACATGGTTACTCAAATTATTCCCGATATTCCCGTTATTTGGATTGATACAGGTTACTTACCTCCAGAAACCTATCGCTTTGCTGAAGAATTAACTAAAAAGCTGAAACTCAATTTGCAGATATATCAATCAGATCTTAGTCCCGCTCGTATGGAAGCACTTTACGGTAAGCTTTGGCAACAAGATGACCTTAAAGCATTAAACCGCTATGACTATCTCCGTAAAGTTGAGCCAATGAACAGAGCCTTGAAAGAATTAAATGCTAAAGCTATTTTGGCGGGATTGCGACGGGAACAGACCGATTTTCGTCAACAGTTACAAACAATCAATCTGCAAGGAGAACAATACAAGGTTCTACCAATCTTATCTTGGAACGCTAAAAATATTTACTATTACCTCCAAGAATATAATTTACCTTACCATCCGCTCTTCGACCAAGGATATGTTACTGTTGGCGATTGGCATTCCAGTCGTTCCTTAATGGCTGAAGACACTAACGAACGTTTAACTCGCTTTCGGGGTCTCAAACAGGAATGTGGTTTACATCTTCCCGTTGCCGCTTAAGTTGTCAAGCATTTAACCAAGGATAATCAAATCTGAGAGCGAACTCGCCATATCCAAATAATATATTGCGCCTCAATAAATTAAGGCGCGAATGGTATTTTATAAAAATTATTTATAGGGGGTGAAGAAGATTTAACTTCTATATTGAGTATGACATGGGAATAAGCGATTATCTATTACTTCAAGAAGTTTTCATACCAGGATGTAGATTGTATGAACCAAGATTTCTTTGAAACCACCATTTCATAAGCTGGTCAACATCGAATTTGACGAGCGAACCTGCCGTAGGTAGCCATCGCATACGGCGACATATTTCCTCTGCCAAGGAACGCGCGAGTTGTGGGTTGAGACTGACACGGAGACACGGGGAGGCGGCGATTCTCCTCTCTACCCTCTCAGTGTCTCCTTTCTCAGAACCGCGTCTTTTTTAGTCATGACCAACTACTGGCATTCCGCTGTTTGTTTTATGAAATGTGGAGCTAATTTACGAACAGTCTCTTAGCTGTTGACTTTTAGCCAATGACAATCGGTTTGCCCCCTATAAAGATTCGTATAACCGTACGTGCACAATATTGCACTCAACAATAGTTTCTGTTACATTTATTTACATAAAGAATAAAAAGTTTACAAAGCAGAGGTCTATTATGATAACTTTATTGGTCGCAGTATTCATCATTGGTTGGGCAGCAGCAGCAGTTATTGGAACACAGGCTTATTTCCGTGGCGAACAAACTAAGCCAATCCATGAGCGCAACCTCAAATCTGAATCTTTTGAACAACTAGCAAAATCTTTTACTGGTAGAGATATTGACTATAGTGAACGCACTCCTGCCTTTTCTCTTGACACGTACACTAGTAACAATCTTCCTCGAGCTTAAGTGGCGATCTTCTCCTAATCAGCACACAACCCCAAGAGCTAGATAGCGATACAGTTAGACAATGAGCTAATTTAACCGCAACCCAGCTTTCGGGGTTGTTTTTTTTGATATCTAAAATTTTGTCTTCAACTAGCTTAATAGCTAATTATTCGGCAGTAGCCAATTCAGTGCTACCGCGGGCACGACGACGAGTCAAAGTATTGAACAGCATTACGCCGATCGCTTTAACTAAATTTCCTTCAAGTTCTTGGAATAATTTCATGTTCAGACCAAAAGCATCATTAGCTTCGTCAACAATTCTTTGCGCAGTAGCTTCATCGATAGGTAGCTCGTTCATCGCTTGACGATAATTATCCTTAAAAGCTTTTTCGTCAGGAATATCTTCAAATTCATAAAATGCTGTTCCTTCCCCATCAGTGAGATTCATGGCTCTTTGAGAAATTTTCTTGAGGATTTGCCCTCCAGATAAATCTCCTAAGTAGCGAGTGTAACAGTGAGATACTAGTAATTCTGGATGAGACTTAGCAATTTCTCGAATACGAGCTACATAAGCTTTCCCTGCTTGAGTATTTTTAGCTTCTTCGCGCCAGTTAGCACCATAGTAGAAGTGCAAATCTTCCTCCAAACTCTGTTTTCGATTGAGTTCAGGAAAATATACTTTAGAAACTACAGAATGATCTTTAAGTTTTTCCATTTCCTCTTCCATTGCCGAGTAGACAAAGTAGAGACTAGTAACTAATTTGCGATAAGATTTCTTTTCAACTACTCCTTTAAGAAAACATTTAACAAAACCAACATTTTCTGCCATTGTATGAGACTGTTTAGTCCCTTCACGTAACATTGTGGCTAAATTAACGCTCATACTAAATTTCCCGTTTTTATGATTAACTTGCTGATCTATAAACTCTTGGCAAAAGATCTCAAAAATCTGCCTAATTTTTTAGATTAAACTGAATTAATGAGAATTCTTATTAAGAATTCTTACATCCAAGATAATTTTGATTAGTAACAGCGTAGCCCAGAAAATGTAGAGAAAGTCAAGACGAATTTAACAAAGATTGATAAGGACACTGTAAATGCTAAAAAAAATGGCAATTTTAGAGCTCAATTTTCTCTAAGGTGCGCTTAATATAGATAAATATAAGTTTGAATAATGCAAAATACGCACATAGTATCTAAAATTAAACTTTAGAAAGGTTTAATACAAGACAAGTAACTCAAACACAATGAGCATTTTTGCTTATAATCAGGACAGGATTTGTTACCTATTCTAAATTTTTTGTGTTTAATCAAAAAGTTACATGAATACTCTGTTACTAATCATAATATCAACCATATATTTAATATGCCCAGAATACTTGTAATTGACGACGATCCAGCAATCTCTGAATTAGTCTCTATTAACCTAGAGATGGCAGGCTATGATGTCAATCAGGCAGAAGATGGTATAAAAGGTCAGGCATTAGCTGTACAGCTACAACCAGACTTAGTTATGCTCGATCTTATGTTACCGAAGGTTGATGGCTTTACCGTTTGTCAGAGATTACGTAGAGATGAGCGCACTTCCGATATTCCAGTTTTAATGCTAACCGCTTTGGGACAAACCCAGGATAAGGTAGAAGGATTTAACGCTGGTGCCGATGACTATTTAACTAAGCCTTTTGAAGTTGAAGAAATGCTCGCTAGAGTAAGAGCTTTATTGCGTCGTACGGATCGCATCCCTCAAGCGGCGAAACACTCAGAAATTCTTAACTTTGGTCCTTTGACCTTAATTCCTGAACGTTTTGAGGCAATTTGGTTTGAAAAAACAGTTAAATTAACTCATCTGGAGTTTGAATTACTCCACTGCTTACTTCAGCGTCATGGACAGACGGTTGCTCCTCCTGAGATCTTGAAAGAAGTTTGGGGTTATGATCCTGATGATGATATCGAAACTATCCGCGTTCATATTCGTCATCTGCGAACTAAATTAGAACCCGATCCTCGCCATCCTAACTATATTAAGACCGTTTATGGTGCAGGATATTGTTTGGAGTTACCTAACTCTGAGCAAATCTTAGCTCAAGAAGATAAGGCAACGGTATAGCCTCGAAGAAGAGTCGATTGAGAAGCGAGTCACATGAAAAATTATCATTGCAGGTGGCTATTGATTTTGCGGAAAGAGACAATTATCAGCCGCAGAAAAAGATATCGGCTCCTCCTTTCTTGCTTGCTCTCTCATAACTCTGTTGTCTTGGAGATTAAAGATTTATTGCCAGCCAACAACGCTGTACCATAAGCAGCTTCGGTATTATTAGCTATGCTTACGGGGACTTTCAGATGGCGCTGACGAATTTTTTGCCACACATTGTTCTTTGCTCCTCCTCCTGCTGTATAGATGTGAATTAGTCGATCAGCACCTAAATCTTGTAATTTTTGATAACCCAAACCTTCGATACGTGAAATACTCTCTAATAAGCCATGTAGAAACTTGATGGGACTTGCGGGACGAGGTTCTAATTGAGGAGGTAAATTAGGATCGTTAACAGGAAAGCGATCGCCTGGTTGCAGGAGAGGATAGTATTTGAAAGGACTTGCTACTTCAGGATCAATTTGTTCAGATAAATACTTTAATTGTTCGTGATCAAAAAAGTGCTTTAATACAGCGCCACCAGTATTAGAGGCTCCCCCAGTTAACCAAAGTTTTCCTAATCTATGGCTGTAGATACCATACTTAGATGAATTGACTTTAGTTTGACTCAATAATTTTAAAACTAAAGTTGAACCAAGAGAGGTAACTGCTTCTCCTGGTCGATCAGCCCCACTAGCCAGAAAAGCAGCAATACTATCGGTAGTGCCTGTACGAACCAGACAGTCAGATGGTAAATTAAGGCGATCGCAGTTTTCTGAGGTAATTTTTCCCACTACTGCACCTGGAGATAATACTTGTGGATATAAATTGCTAAAAGGCAAATTTTGGAGCCAATCTGGATAACCAAGATTGTCTACGTCATATCCTAACTTGAGAGCATTATGATAATCACTGATGCCCAATTTGCCATGCAACAGAAAAGCTAACCAGTCAGCCTGATGAAAAAAATATCTGGCTTGAGCAAAGTAAGATTGTTGTTGCCACCAAAAAAGTTTTGCCAAACTAGAAGTGGCACTAATTACTAAATGATTTTTAGGGGCAATGCTTCTAATTTGTTCTAAGACACTGTTTCCTCTAGCATCGTTATACAAAATTGGGCAAGTGATTGGTTTTCCCGTAGCGTCACATAATAATACTGTAGAAGAAGTTCCATTAATGGCGATCGCCTTGAGCTGCTTCCTGATATCATTTGGTATTTGATTAATTAAATCAAAAAGTGCAATTTGCCAGGTATGTGCTAATTGTTCAGGAGCTAGTTTAGTAAAACTAAATTTTTCTGTGGCAATAATATTTTCTCTCTGATCGATGACTATTGCCCTAGCTCCAGAAGTACCAAAATCAATCCCTAGATAATGTTCCATTTCCACAATTGACAATGAACTTTGAACGCTATGACTAATAGTAGCAATCGATCTAATTCTAATGATTATCTAACCACTGTGGTTGGAGCAGGTTTTAGAACCTTGTTTTCTCCATAACTTAAGAGACGATCTAGAGTGTTTAAGCGATTTTCCCAGACTTTTACTTGATACGCATCAATGCTTTTAGTTTCTTCCATCCACTGAGGAAACTTACGTCGCAGAGAATTGAGAGAAATCTGAGTTGAGAAGAAATTCCGATTAGAAGGCTCATCCACTAGTTTTTGTAAATCATGTGCTAATCTGTCAGCATTTTCTCCCCATTCCTGTAACGTAATATCTTCAATAACTAACTGATTATTGGTTAAGAAAAAATTCCATTCCTTTTGTAAGCTTTGATAACGAGATAAAGTCACCAAAAATGGTTCTCGATGCGGTAAAGGTTGTCTAGGCTCGGAAGAAATACTACCCTGAGTACTATTAAAGATAGTCTCAAAATGAGAATTTAAATTTTCTGCTGCAAAAAGAGCATAGCCTTCGGTAGACATACCACGCAATAATTGCATTTGGTCTAATGCTCCTATTTCCGAAATATTCAAAAGCCTGATTCCTGGTAAAAGCAATGCCTTCCCGTGATCGAATTCACTTAGTAGGGGACTGGCAAGGGTATAAAGTTTCTCCGTGTTTTCAGCATAAGTCATGGGGATCAACATATCAATCCATTCTTTTGCTACCCAATTTTCCCAGTTTTGCTGAATTTTTGATGTGCGCTCTCGGTAGGGCATAGGAAATACTGCCGTTGAGAGAGTTAAATCAGGTCGGAGTTGTTTTAAATTCTGAGACACCGAAGCAACAAAACTATCAATCTGCTCAATCCGAAATTCCGTCCATTCCGACCACAAAGGATGTTGAGGATCTAACTGGATTGGATCTATTCCTGTTTGTGCTGCAAATTGCTCCCTTGCCACCCTACCATAACCGTAAGTAATCTTACCAGTGGGACTTTGAAATGGATAGCGAATATAGTCGAGATGAACTCCATCGACATCATAATCTGTAGCAATTTCTGTAAGTAGTGATGTCAGATAATTCCGAACATCAGGATTAGCAGGATCGAGGAAAACTTTACCAGAACTATAATGGAAGCGGCTACCCTCGTGATCTGTTAATGCCCAATCTGGATGCTTTGATAATACTGGCCCCAAATAATTGCGGGGTAGATTAATGATGGTATTGTGACGTTGGTTGACTGCGGCAAAAGTCCAAACCCATGCATGTAACTCCATACCACGCTCATGAGCTAGCTTAATTGCCACTTTGAGGGGATCCCAACCCTCCACTAAGGGGTTTTGTTTGGGAGCAACTTTACTGGGATAAATAGTATAGCCGGAATTAACAGTCTCAAAAAAGACCGTGTTGATTCCTGCTGTTGCCATGCGGTCAAAAATCTTGACCAAGTCTGCCTCAGATTTAGCTTTAACAATTGTGCCTCGATCGAGCCACATTCCTCGTACTTCTGAATGAGCCACAGGTCTATCTGATGGGTAATTATCCCACAATAGTTGTTTGGCAGCTAACCATTCAGCTTTGGCTTTAAGATAACTACGCTGATTTACCAAATTACGAAATCTATCAAGCCCATTACGAGCTTGCTCTAAGGCTCGGTGAGCATCTCGATACTCAGATTTGACTAAAGATTTTTCTTTTGCTTGATAATTTTTAGTCTGTTTGCTGAGTAACTGTTGAATCACGTCCGCCATCGAAATATCGATATCACTATAATAAGCATCGGCAGTTAGAAGAGTTGTCTCGAAGCGACCAATCAAACCTTCTAGTTCCTGTTTCATTATACGTATCTCAGCAGCAGAAATATCTAGATCTGACTCGTCTGGAGAGGCAAAATTTGAGGAGGGCAATCTGAACTCAGAGGGGTCTTGTAATAGTAGTAAATCATCGAGAGCAGAACGAGAACTCTTCTGAGCGATCTGGTTAAAATTGCAGTTTGTTCCGAAACTACCTTTGGTAGAGCTAGATCGATCATTACTATTAATACCGTTAATACTGTATCTATTTAGAGCCGACTCTAACCAATTTTTATTGAGAGTCGAGCCAACTAATTGAGCAGATTTCCAATTCCAGCCTAAAAAAGTCGAATTTTGCTCGATGAATGAAGCCCCAACATGTTTATTTTGTTTGACAGGTTTACTCGGGCAATAGTTTACTCTTTGTTTTGATGAATGGTCATTAATCACTGACTTCGGAGATAGACTTGCCGAGGCGATCTCTGACTTAATAGCTATTACTGGCAAAGTTAGTATAGTAGTAGGTAGTACAATAATAGTTAATTCAAGTAATTTTTTAATTAAAGTTATATTACTTATTGGCTTAATCTTAATGTCTATTGTTGGTTGAAGTTGTGGCAAATGCCCATCATTTTTGAACACTAATTTCTCCTTAGTATTTTATAGTTTACCAATAAATAATGTATTAATTTCGCATAGTAATAAGCTTACACAATTACCTATTATAATCTTGATGGTTAGATACTTGTATCGGTGATTCTGACGATAATTAGCTGTTTTTTCAGGATAGTTAGCAGATATTACGGTGAGTTGATTAGCATTTAAATTACATGAATTGGGTGAAAAGCTTCAAAATCAATCAAATTATAATAATCTGTAAAATTGCTTAAAAATGCCAAATAGCTTCTTATTTTGAGCGCTAATAATCTAAATATTATATTTAAATATTTAACTAATTTTACTATGTATTATTGTTGTTGTAAAACCTCGATTTATATTTGTATTCTTCAAAAGAATGTAGTATGTATTCCTGGAGAGACTGTTCGTAAATAAGTATTGGCGATCGCCTTAATAACTCGAAAAAGCTCAACATACTTGTCAATAATCTCTATGATATTTTTTAGCATATTTTAAACATATCATCTGAATATTGCTGTGATTGAAATCAGATAACTTTATATTATTTTCTAGTCTAATGATTCTGTTGAATATAAATTTTTCAAGAAGAATTAACTGTAAAGTTATCTGAAACGTAATTGTAATCCTTGAGCAACAATCAAAAGCAAGTTTTGACTCGAGTAAGACAGAAGTTGGGCTAGGCGGACTCGAACCGCCGACTTCCACAATGTCAATGTGACACTCTAACCAACTGAGTTATAGCCCATTTGAGACTCAACTATTATATCAACAAAAGAAGCGAAATTGCAGTCAATTGTTTGAATCTTATCTGAAAAGATTTTTTAATTTACACGAGTAAGCATTCTCAATCTAAAAGAACGCTCAATAGTTAATTAATTATCTTCTTTCAAGAAATCTTTAATCACTTTATGTTCATCGTGTTTTTGATGAGAAGGATTATTACGAGTATCAGTAATTAGCCAATCTAAAGCAGCTGCTTGCAAATCGATCGCCGCTCCTGTCTTATCAACGCAATAACGTCCAAAGACTAACTTGTCCACTAGGCGAATGCCTTCCCCTAAACGAGAATACTCAAAAATCACACTATTATCTACGGTGGCACCGCTACAGATATAACAATTAGGACCAATCATAGTTGGCCCAATAATTTTGGCACCGTCTTCAATTTTGGTCATACCACCAATATAGACTGGACCTTGAATATCGACTTTGTCCCAATTGACTGCCACGTTTAATCCTGTATAAATACCCGGGGCAACTTCATGACCAGGAATACTGACATTTTTAATTTTTTTAGTCAACACTCCACGAATAGCGTGCCAATAATCGGGAACCTTGCCAATATCAACCCATTCAAAGTCCATGGAGACAGCGTAAAAGGGAGCCTGTTTGGCAACCAACTTGGGAAACAGTTCTCCCCCAATATCGTACTCTTGATTTGGAGGGATATATTCAAAGATCTCTGGCTCAAAAATATAAATTCCTGTATTGATATCTGTGCTTAGAGCTTCTTCTACAGAGGGTTTTTCCTGAAAAGACTGAATACGTCCTTGCTCATCTGTGACCACTACACCATAGCTAGGAACGTCTTCTTTGGGGACTTTTTTGGTGATTACTGTGGCGATCGCGCCGTTGGCTTGATGCTGTTTAACTGCTGCAGTTAAGTCAAGGTCGATTAGGGCATCCCCACATAAAACGACAAAAGTATCGTCAAAAAAAGCATTAAAGTCTTGGATTTTTCTTAAGCCGCCAGCAGAACCTACTGCTTGTCCGACAAGTTTCCCATCAACAATGCTACCTTCAAACGAGTAACCAATATCCACACCAAAACGCTGACCATCGCGAAAATAGCCTTCTATTTCATGAGCCAAATGACTGACATTGACCATAATCTGGTCGAAACCATGCTGTCTTAGAAGTTCTAAGAGAAACTCCATGACTGGCTTTTGTAATATCGGAATTAGAGGTTTGGGAATTGTATATGTTATGGGACGAACACGAGTGCCTTTACCAGCCGCCAAAATCATGGCTTTCATCAAAGCTTCTCCTCAACCAGACTTATTGTAACTATTTAAACTATTCCAGTTTATCAACAATGGATGCCGAAAACTGAAGT
This genomic window contains:
- the cysE gene encoding serine O-acetyltransferase; protein product: MTAYNRLPTLTKSDRTRWTALKQMGKTIFEDYAIALKRDPAARNWLEVLLCYPGTQAIVSYRFAHWLHKLNLPFFPRFLSHLTRLLTGIEIHPGATIGNRVFIDHGMGVVIGETAVIGNNCLLYQGVTLGGTGKDNGKRHPTLGCNVTVGAGAKILGNINIGSNARVGAGAVVVKDVPANSTVVGIPGRIVSQRDEDFDCN
- the cysH gene encoding phosphoadenosine phosphosulfate reductase, whose product is MKTENLDLISLNQELTPLKAIEIVQWTQDNFSKGLVMSTSFGIQSAVMLHMVTQIIPDIPVIWIDTGYLPPETYRFAEELTKKLKLNLQIYQSDLSPARMEALYGKLWQQDDLKALNRYDYLRKVEPMNRALKELNAKAILAGLRREQTDFRQQLQTINLQGEQYKVLPILSWNAKNIYYYLQEYNLPYHPLFDQGYVTVGDWHSSRSLMAEDTNERLTRFRGLKQECGLHLPVAA
- a CDS encoding photosystem II protein, Psb35-related, which gives rise to MITLLVAVFIIGWAAAAVIGTQAYFRGEQTKPIHERNLKSESFEQLAKSFTGRDIDYSERTPAFSLDTYTSNNLPRA
- a CDS encoding heme oxygenase (biliverdin-producing) codes for the protein MSVNLATMLREGTKQSHTMAENVGFVKCFLKGVVEKKSYRKLVTSLYFVYSAMEEEMEKLKDHSVVSKVYFPELNRKQSLEEDLHFYYGANWREEAKNTQAGKAYVARIREIAKSHPELLVSHCYTRYLGDLSGGQILKKISQRAMNLTDGEGTAFYEFEDIPDEKAFKDNYRQAMNELPIDEATAQRIVDEANDAFGLNMKLFQELEGNLVKAIGVMLFNTLTRRRARGSTELATAE
- a CDS encoding response regulator transcription factor; its protein translation is MPRILVIDDDPAISELVSINLEMAGYDVNQAEDGIKGQALAVQLQPDLVMLDLMLPKVDGFTVCQRLRRDERTSDIPVLMLTALGQTQDKVEGFNAGADDYLTKPFEVEEMLARVRALLRRTDRIPQAAKHSEILNFGPLTLIPERFEAIWFEKTVKLTHLEFELLHCLLQRHGQTVAPPEILKEVWGYDPDDDIETIRVHIRHLRTKLEPDPRHPNYIKTVYGAGYCLELPNSEQILAQEDKATV
- a CDS encoding FGGY-family carbohydrate kinase; this translates as MEHYLGIDFGTSGARAIVIDQRENIIATEKFSFTKLAPEQLAHTWQIALFDLINQIPNDIRKQLKAIAINGTSSTVLLCDATGKPITCPILYNDARGNSVLEQIRSIAPKNHLVISATSSLAKLFWWQQQSYFAQARYFFHQADWLAFLLHGKLGISDYHNALKLGYDVDNLGYPDWLQNLPFSNLYPQVLSPGAVVGKITSENCDRLNLPSDCLVRTGTTDSIAAFLASGADRPGEAVTSLGSTLVLKLLSQTKVNSSKYGIYSHRLGKLWLTGGASNTGGAVLKHFFDHEQLKYLSEQIDPEVASPFKYYPLLQPGDRFPVNDPNLPPQLEPRPASPIKFLHGLLESISRIEGLGYQKLQDLGADRLIHIYTAGGGAKNNVWQKIRQRHLKVPVSIANNTEAAYGTALLAGNKSLISKTTEL
- a CDS encoding glycoside hydrolase family 10 protein yields the protein MFKNDGHLPQLQPTIDIKIKPISNITLIKKLLELTIIVLPTTILTLPVIAIKSEIASASLSPKSVINDHSSKQRVNYCPSKPVKQNKHVGASFIEQNSTFLGWNWKSAQLVGSTLNKNWLESALNRYSINGINSNDRSSSTKGSFGTNCNFNQIAQKSSRSALDDLLLLQDPSEFRLPSSNFASPDESDLDISAAEIRIMKQELEGLIGRFETTLLTADAYYSDIDISMADVIQQLLSKQTKNYQAKEKSLVKSEYRDAHRALEQARNGLDRFRNLVNQRSYLKAKAEWLAAKQLLWDNYPSDRPVAHSEVRGMWLDRGTIVKAKSEADLVKIFDRMATAGINTVFFETVNSGYTIYPSKVAPKQNPLVEGWDPLKVAIKLAHERGMELHAWVWTFAAVNQRHNTIINLPRNYLGPVLSKHPDWALTDHEGSRFHYSSGKVFLDPANPDVRNYLTSLLTEIATDYDVDGVHLDYIRYPFQSPTGKITYGYGRVAREQFAAQTGIDPIQLDPQHPLWSEWTEFRIEQIDSFVASVSQNLKQLRPDLTLSTAVFPMPYRERTSKIQQNWENWVAKEWIDMLIPMTYAENTEKLYTLASPLLSEFDHGKALLLPGIRLLNISEIGALDQMQLLRGMSTEGYALFAAENLNSHFETIFNSTQGSISSEPRQPLPHREPFLVTLSRYQSLQKEWNFFLTNNQLVIEDITLQEWGENADRLAHDLQKLVDEPSNRNFFSTQISLNSLRRKFPQWMEETKSIDAYQVKVWENRLNTLDRLLSYGENKVLKPAPTTVVR
- a CDS encoding sugar phosphate nucleotidyltransferase; this encodes MKAMILAAGKGTRVRPITYTIPKPLIPILQKPVMEFLLELLRQHGFDQIMVNVSHLAHEIEGYFRDGQRFGVDIGYSFEGSIVDGKLVGQAVGSAGGLRKIQDFNAFFDDTFVVLCGDALIDLDLTAAVKQHQANGAIATVITKKVPKEDVPSYGVVVTDEQGRIQSFQEKPSVEEALSTDINTGIYIFEPEIFEYIPPNQEYDIGGELFPKLVAKQAPFYAVSMDFEWVDIGKVPDYWHAIRGVLTKKIKNVSIPGHEVAPGIYTGLNVAVNWDKVDIQGPVYIGGMTKIEDGAKIIGPTMIGPNCYICSGATVDNSVIFEYSRLGEGIRLVDKLVFGRYCVDKTGAAIDLQAAALDWLITDTRNNPSHQKHDEHKVIKDFLKEDN